Proteins encoded by one window of Bactrocera oleae isolate idBacOlea1 chromosome 4, idBacOlea1, whole genome shotgun sequence:
- the Phax gene encoding phosphorylated adapter RNA export protein, which produces MMELNANTYDVDLEDGELSASSDDVYTPLQRPSTLSINTTVALDGAAAIAEQCSPLATCHDMQRALEEDDLEDIHGSSGDSSSSESSDACLKKLSTNSSHEGSTDAHAQRKRRKRVRRTVMVRVPPADMETQEKRARFKKYNIWTAALQEEALTEEMRGCEVARLDGAINDRNVENYDFSLLQRLNGDNCLKRRLSNSTDDFSDNELMPVAKRGRCASEAAAHRRSVKSRLGYRTSTLRGRRGSSPTSDSDTLYEPRIILDLEPLEGRDPADVAREMSNKLHEEKDELLVRIVDVLGTKLPVEIYKETQLIEFNGGMMIMNGKRRRTPGGVFLYLLKNHKSLTLEEHKSIFSEDRQRTNKWRKEMESLSRDRKVEELKKRLSEQEKDLPALSTRKEHFLLGSDLETQPGNISNPPPSPVGNEQSPDYKAHAINHVSSDADNDASQDKPSTSASALAALTSPSKDLVSYEDDFLDVNCGEMDLF; this is translated from the exons ATGATGGAATTAAATGCGAATACCTACGATGTCGACCTGGAGGATGGagag CTATCTGCTAGTTCTGATGACGTTTATACACCGTTGCAACGCCCAAGCACACTGTCAATCAACACGACGGTTGCACTCGATGGGGCGGCTGCAATAGCCGAACAATGTAGCCCATTGGCTACATGTCACGATATGCAACGCGCGTTAGAAGAGGATGACTTAGAGGATATACATGGTAGTAGTGGTGATTCATCGTCAAGTGAATCTTCGGATGCATGTCTAAAGAAATTATCAACGAACTCGTCACATGAAGGATCAACAGATGCGCATGCACAACGTAAACGTCGAAAACGTGTACGACGTACAGTTATGGTACGTGTACCACCAGCTGATATGGAGACACAAGAAAAGCGTGCAAGATTTAAAAAGTACAATATATGGACAGCTGCATTGCAAGAAGAAGCGTTAACCGAAGAAATGCGTGGCTGTGAAGTTGCACGTCTAGATGGTGCAATCAATGATCGAAACGTTGAAAATTATGACTTTTCTCTGCTTCAACGATTGAATGGAGATAATTGTCTAAAACGCCGACTCTCCAATTCCACTGATGATTTCTCTGATAATGAATTAATGCCGGTGGCAAAACGTGGACGCTGTGCAAGTGAAGCAGCTGCACATCGACGTTCGGTGAAAAGTCGTTTAGGCTATCGAACAAGTACGCTGCGAGGAAGACGTGGCTCATCACCCACCAGCGACTCGGATACATTATACGAACCACGAATTATACTTGACTTGGAGCCCTTGGAAGGACGTGATCCAGCCGATGTCGCACGTGAAATGTCAAACAAGTTGCATGAAGAAAAAGATGAATTATTGG TACGCATTGTCGATGTTTTGGGCACGAAGTTGCCAGTGGAAATTTATAAGGAAACACAACTTATTGAATTCAATGGTGGCATGatgataatg AATGGCAAACGTCGTCGTACACCAGGCGGTGTATTTCTATATCTACTGAAAAATCATAAAAGTCTTACATTAGAAGAACACAAGTCTATTTTTTCTGAGGATCGACAGCGAACTAATAAATGGCGTAAAGAAATGGAATCCTTATCGCGTGATCGCAAGGTCGAAGAATTGAAAAAACGTTTAAGTGAACAGGAGAAGGACTTGCCGGCACTTAGCACCCGAAAAGAACACTTCTTGCTTGGTTCAGATTTGGAAACCCAGCCGGgaaata TTTCGAATCCACCCCCTTCACCTGTGGGCAATGAGCAAAGTCCAGATTATAAAGCGCATGCCATCAATCATGTATCATCGGATGCGGACAATGATGCCTCTCAGGATAAGCCATCAACTTCAGCATCGGCATTAGCGGCCTTAACATCTCCATCAAAAGATTTAGTCAGTTATGAGGATGATTTTCTTGATGTTAATTGTGGTGAAATGGATTTGTTTTAA
- the LOC106624285 gene encoding phosphopentomutase — MSSPELQAKIDQWLKWDRCEKTRNEILNLVQSNNWNQLKQVLLQRVEFGTAGLRGRMRAGFNGMNELVVVQAAQGLSTYMRTQFSESECRTRGIVFGFDGRHNSKRFAELSSNIFVRAGFRVYLFRQMVLTPMIPFTIKHFKCLAGVMVTASHNPKDDNGYKVYWENSAQIVPPHDKHIHNRILENLEPWEDSFDTKGLYICTCLLANPKDAITAYVQRVQAGVPQKFIDINSRSELRFVYTAMHGVGYPFLQKVFEAVRIKPVIFVKEQNDPDPEFPTVAFPNPEEGRIALDMAINLAERENVEYVIANDPDADRFALVTRNPMTREWKIYKGNEIGALLGWWAMFLYKDQNPSPDFKNCWMIASTVSSKILKAYAQKEGFHFTETLTGFKWMANEADRLIKSGKTVLFSFEESIGFMFGTTVYDKDGVNAACQVVTMANYLHAVKGISLDQKLEEIYKEYGFHYNNASYFFCYEPVVINKIFERLRNFSGSPKTYPVAILDGKYKIQFIRDLTNGVDTEQSDGNAILPVSASTQMITFKFFNGLVITLRTSGTEPKIKYYAEMCAQPGQSDFEALINTTNEMVSAIIEEFLQPSVNNLTPKAD, encoded by the exons ATGTCCTCCCCGGAGTTACAAGCAAAAATAGATCAGTGGTTAAAGTGGGACAGATGTGAAAAAACGCGCAATGAAATTCTTAATCTCGTTCAAAGTAATAATTGGAATCAATTGAAGCAGGTGCTACTGCAGCGTGTGGAATTCGGTACAGCGGGTTTGCGCGGACGTATGCGTGCCGGTTTTAATGGCATGAATGAGCTGGTCGTGGTACAGGCAGCACAGGGCCTATCCACATATATGCGCACACAGTTCAGTGAGAGCGAATGCCGAACGCGTGGTATAGTCTTCGGCTTTGATGGACGTCATAATAGTAAACGTTTCGCTGAACTCTCTTCCAATATTTTCGTACGTGCCGGCTTCAGAGTTTATCTATTTAGACAGATGGTGCTCACACCGATGATTCCGTTCACCATAAAACATTTCAAATGTCTGGCTGGCGTTATGGTCACCGCTTCGCATAATCCGAAAGATGATAATGGCTATAAAGTGTATTGGGAGAATTCAGCACAAATTGTGCCACCGCACGATAAGCACATACACAATCGAATACTCGAAAACTTAGAACCTTGGGAAGATTCATTCGATACAAAAGGCTTATATATATGCACTTGCCTACTGGCTAATCCAAAGGATGCTATAACCGCCTATGTGCAGCGTGTGCAGGCTGGGGTGCCGCAGAAATTCATCGATATCAATAGTCGAAGTGAATTGCGTTTTGTCTATACGGCAATGCATGGTGTTGGTTATCCATTCTTGCAAAAGGTATTCGAAGCTGTAAGGATTAAGCCAGTAATTTTTGTGAAAGAACAAAATGATCCCGATCCGGAGTTTCCCACAGTTGCGTTTCCAAATCCAGAGGAGGGCCGAATTGCACTAGATATGGCAATCAATTTGGCAGAAAGAGAGAATGTAGAATATGTAATTGCAAATGATCCAGATGCTGATCGTTTCGCTTTGGTGACAAGAAATCCCATGACTAGAGAATGGAAG ATATATAAAGGCAATGAAATCGGCGCATTACTTGGGTGGTGGGCTATGTTCTTGTATAAAGACCAAAATCCGTCTcctgattttaaaaattgctgGATGATTGCAAGCACCGTTAGCTCCAAGATACTTAAAGCTTACGCGCAAAAAGAAGGCTTTCATTTTACTGAAACATTAACGGGATTCAAATGGATGGCCAACGAGGCTGATCGTTTAATTAAGAGTGGCAAAACTGTGCTCTTTTCTTTTGAAGAATCTATCGGTTTTATGTTCGGCACAACAGTCTATGATAAGGATGGTGTTAATGCTGCATGTCAAGTTGTTACAATGGCCAACTATTTGCACGCGGTCAAAGGTATTTCGCTCGACCAGAAGCTGGAGGAGATTTACAAAGAGTACGGATTTCATTATAACAATGCCTCATATTTCTTCTGCTATGAGCCAGTGGTGATTAACAAGATCTTCGAAAGATTACGTAATTTTTCCGGATCACCAAAAACATACCCCGTTGCGATACTCgatggaaaatataaaattcaatttatacGCGATTTAACAAATG GCGTCGATACCGAACAATCTGACGGAAACGCAATTTTGCCTGTAAGCGCAAGCACCCAAATgatcactttcaaattctttaatGGACTCGTCATAACACTTCGCACAAGTGGCACCGAacccaaaattaaatattatgccGAGATGTGTGCCCAACCCGGTCAGTCGGACTTCGAAGCTCTCATTAATACCACGAACGAAATGGTTTCAGCTATTATTGAGGAATTCTTGCAGCCAAGTGTGAACAATTTAACGCCAAAGGCGGATTAA
- the LOC106625151 gene encoding E3 ubiquitin-protein ligase ZNF598, with protein sequence MSTGEKSANDSANNASKQPSSEETEHDACVLCCKEVEIYSIGECDHPICYECSTRLRVLCEQNECPICRQVLSKVIFSFDKLPYRELETKNRSGYYNKKYKIGFYTAKIQQAYFNLLDHPCPKCNVPPFRRFKDLEYHVRKEHDLHFCDLCTEHLKIFTFERRCYTQAELGLHRTKGDRDNRSHRGHPLCEFCKKRYLDRDELFRHKRRDHYFCHFCDDESNDFYRDYDALANHFRERHFLCEEGRCATEQFIGAFRTEIDYKAHFASAHGSTLNKQEAKKTRTVQLEITLGRPARPGLPDGGITNVRSRVPDDYNAPVESSTSQAAQQRSITIDRSNEEDFPSLAGSSGGPSMPLVPATFTRLRSGASGLARTKENFPALGAGGGGELNEQRTHQAAPPISTVLRKAPAVSKGAISRSSGGNAASNGATGMVLHVSNRPTSSVNHNSGAVSKKSHALDFPALPASAKSKKHAPRNPIDEDMLPSGAHIPLSNVSAKHRPLVDDYVSVANASSFQKIQTVQKEELEAKNRKVSEQVSAPKLTSQDFPSLGLGSSSKPNQVQANNWAKGQKQSDKRQRELENRKSKVAPAPLLSKENNNKQSINTTNKKQTQPAATNNKISATTAETSVPKKDKKSKDKKEKSNSDNSNQQQKVNGKSKEKNNNINNNSMKRDQSSTSPTSSLDNGNDNDNMPQVRPPPGFAQSSTNTQPPPGFQSTNVTVNSIAKSPNNLTFTSSFGEKYSIVRTHPYIQPTDAATRNQKLVSHFQDALKTPEAMEEFRHISQKFREGVYKTQPYYEHCQAALNDRFDSIFPELLALLPDINKQQELYLVHTQRLNTLSPEQRQKTQKLDVCAICKQVLMSSDLQNHRKQHELKENFPLLGDGTSGNSMTKTSTPLAANTRK encoded by the exons ATGAGTACAGGTGAAAAATCTGCTAATGATTCTGCAAACAATGCAAGCAAACAGCCATCAAGTGAAGAGACGGAACATGATGCTTGTGTACTTTGTTGTAAGGAAGTGGAAATCTACTCCATTGGTGAATGTGATCATCCAATTTGTTATGAGTGCTCCACACGTTTGCGTGTACTTTGCGAGCAGAATGAGTGTCCCATTTGTCGGCAAGTGTTGTCCAAA GTGATTTTCTCCTTTGACAAACTGCCATATCGTGAACTTGAAACCAAAAATCGTTCAggttattataacaaaaaatataaaatcggaTTTTATACAGCGAAAATACAACAGgcgtattttaatttattagacCATCCGTGCCCGaa atgTAATGTGCCGCCCTTCCGGAGATTTAAAGATCTTGAATATCATGTGCGCAAAGAACACGACTTGCATTTCTGTGACCTATGCACTgaacatttgaaaatattcactTTCGAGCGGCGCTGCTACACACAAGCCGAACTAGGTTTACATCGCACGAAAGGTGATCGTGATAACCGTTCACATCGCGGACATCCTCTTTGTGAATTTTGTAAGAAGCGCTATTTGGACCGCGATGAACTGTTTCGTCATAAGCGTCGAGATCATTACTTCTGTCATTTTTGTGATGACGAGTCCAATGACTTTTACAG GGATTATGATGCTCTAGCTAATCATTTTCGAGAGCGTCATTTCCTTTGTGAGGAAGGCCGGTGTGCAACGGAACAATTTATTGGAGCATTTCGCACTGAAATCGACTATAAGGCGCATTTCGCCAGTGCTCACGGTAGCACTTTGAATAAGCAAGAAGCAAAGAAAACTCGCACAGTGCAATTGGAAATAACACTTGGACGACCAGCACGTCCTGGACTGCCAGACGGTGGTATCACCAATGTTCGTTCGCGTGT TCCTGATGATTACAATGCACCGGTGGAGTCTTCTACATCACAGGCTGCACAGCAACGCTCCATAACAATTGATAGAAGTAATGAGGAAGATTTTCCGTCATTGGCTGGATCTAGCGGCGGTCCCAGCATGCCTCTGGTACCAGCAACTTTTACGCGACTGCGAAGTGGAGCTTCCGGTTTAGCACGTACAAAAGAAAACTTTCCTGCACTGGGCGCTGGCGGTGGAGGAG AACTTAATGAACAACGTACGCATCAAGCAGCACCACCTATATCTACAGTTTTACGTAAAGCACCAGCAGTTTCGAAAGGCGCTATCAGTCGTAGCTCTGGTGGTAATGCAGCATCTAATGGCGCCACCGGCATGGTACTTCATGTCTCTAATCGACCAACATCTAGTGTAAACCACAATAGCGGAGCTGTGTCAAAGAAATCCCATGCGTTGGATTTCCCAGCTCTACCAGCGTCGGCTAAATCGAAAAAGCATGCCCCGCGTAATCCCATCGATGAAGATATGTTGCCTTCTGGTGCACATATACCGTTATCCAATGTGTCGGCGAAACATCGGCCACTCGTTGACGATTACGTATCGGTAGCAAACGCTAGTAGTTTTCAAAAGATTCAAACCGTACAAAAGGAAGAGCTTGAGGCCAAAAATCGAAAAGTCTCCGAACAAGTCAGTGCACCAAAATTAACGTCGCAAGACTTTCCCTCGTTGGGTCTTGGCTCTTCATCGAAACCCAACCAAGTACAAGCGAATAATTGGGCGAAAGGACAAAAGCAATCTGATAAAAGGCAACGTGAATTAGAGAATCGAAAATCTAAAGTAGCACCTGCGCCGTTATTatcaaaagaaaacaacaacaaacaatcaaTAAATACaacgaacaaaaaacaaacacaaccaGCAGctacaaataacaaaataagTGCAACCACAGCAGAAACAAGTGTACCGAAAAAAGATAAGAAATCGAAAGATAAAAAGGAAAAATCGAATAGTGATAATAGCAATCAACAGCAGAAAGTAAATGGAAAatctaaagaaaaaaacaacaatattaataataattcaatGAAGCGTGATCAAAGCTCTACCTCACCTACATCATCGCTGGACAATGGCAACGACAACGACAACATGCCGCAAGTGCGTCCACCACCTGGTTTCGCACAGTCATCTACAAACACACAACCACCACCAGGGTTTCAGTCAACCAACGTTACAGTCAACTCTATAGCCAAGTCACCTAACAACCTCACCTTTACAAGCTCGTTTGGTGAAAAATATAGCATTGTGCGAACGCATCCCTACATTCAGCCAACAGATGCAGCCACTCGCAATCAG AAACTAGTTTCCCACTTTCAAGATGCCTTAAAAACGCCCGAAGCTATGGAAGAATTCCGCCATATATCGCAGAAATTCAGGGAAGGCGTCTACAAAACTCAGCCCTACTACGAGCATTGTCAGGCAGCACTTAATGATAGATTCGATAGCATCTTTCCGGAGCTATTAGCTCTACTGCCCGACATTAATAAACAGCAA GAACTATATCTGGTGCATACGCAACGTTTGAACACACTTTCACCTGAACAACGccaaaaaacgcaaaaattaGACGTGTGCGCGATATGCAAGCAAGTGCTGATGTCTAGCGATTTGCAAAACCATCGCAAACAACATGAACTTAAAGAGAACTTTCCGCTGCTTGGTGATGGCACTAGCGGCAATAGCATGACAAAAACGTCCACGCCACTAGCTGCAAATACACGCAAATAG
- the Nurf-38 gene encoding inorganic pyrophosphatase, whose translation MANCCSLAFTQSQFSLFGRSTHVLKRLQLTSANQKFAALKTGNYSQSFQKRLISHSIAFSQISKKIQENKNSYKMSEYTIIEKGAPNSTNYSIYLKNSAGTIVSPLHDIPLYANDTKTVLNMVVEIPRWTNAKMEISTKTPLNPIKQDVKKGKLRFVANCFPHKGYIWNYGAFPQTWENPGHIEPSTGCKGDNDPIDVLEIGYRVAKRGEVIQVKVLGTVALIDEGETDWKIITIDVNDPLAEKMNDIGDVDKYFPGLLRATVEWFKIYKIPDGKPENKFAFNGDAKCAAFANNIIEETNKFWQGLIIKELDGGEISISNTSNSDTPGYIKPEEAEQIVSTTPEGGEPEELSDTVDRWHFVHLK comes from the exons ATGGCAAATTGTTGTTCACTGGCATTCACACAATCGCAATTTTCGTTATTCGGTCGAAGTACACACGTGTTAAAGCGGTTGCAATTGACGTCGGCAAATCAAAAATTCGCTGCATTAAAAACTGGAAATTACTCACAGTCTTTTCAAAAGCGTTTAATTTCACATTCTATAGCATTTTCGCAAATTTCGAAAAAGATCCAAGAGAACAAAAACAGTTATAAAATGTCGGAATATACTATCATCGAGAAAGGAGCTCCTAACTCAACTAATTACAGCAtctatttaa aaaattcgGCTGGAACTATCGTTTCGCCCTTGCACGACATTCCGCTGTATGCCAATGACACAAAAACTGTCCTTAACATGGTTGTGGAAATTCCCAGATGGACAAACGCAAAAATGgag ATTAGCACAAAGACCCCACTGAATCCCATTAAACAGGATGTTAAGAAGGGTAAACTGCGCTTTGTAGCCAACTGTTTTCCACACAAAGGTTACATTTGGAATTATGGCGCATTCCCACAAACATGGGAAAATCCTGGACATATCGAACCATCCACTGGCTGTAAAGGTGATAACGACCCAATTGACGTTTTGGAAATTGGTTATCGTGTTGCAAAACGTGGTGAAGTAATACAAGTTAAGGTATTGGGTACAGTTGCGTTGATCGATGAAGGTGAAACCGATTGGAAGATTATTACAATTGATGTCAATGATCCATTGGCTGAAAAAATGAATGATATCGGAGacgttgataaatattttccagGACTATTGCGTGCCACTGTTGAGTGGTTCAAA ATTTACAAAATTCCTGATGGCAAGCCCGAAAATAAGTTTGCTTTCAATGGAGATGCCAAATGCGCTGCTTTTGCCAACAATATCATTGAGGAAACAAACAAGTTTTGGCAAGGTTTAATTATAAAAGAATTGGACGGTGGCGAAATTTCAAT CTCTAATACATCAAACAGTGATACACCTGGATACATTAAACCTGAAGAAGCTGAACAAATCGTATCCACAACACCAGAAGGTGGTGAGCCCGAAGAATTATCGGATACAG TTGATAGATGGCATTTTGTACACTTGAAGTAA
- the LOC106624066 gene encoding phosphopentomutase produces the protein MASPQLREAIDQWLKWDQCEKTLSEIKSLEQAEDWKKLDELLNTRLAFGTAGLRGKMRAGFNGMNDLVIAQTAQGLCTYMTEQISDTLPKERGIVFGYDGRHNSKRFAEISANVFVRAGFKVYLYRCLVATPLVPYTIRHFHCLGGVMVTASHNPKDDNGYKVYWNNGAQIISPHDKNIQKAILANLKPWVDTWNTENLYNSANLIDPKEAIKTYVDKVRETLPPSFIETNSRSNLRLVYSAMHGVGYPFVKDTFEAVKLQPVIAVEEQKDADPEFPTVVFPNPEEGKSALELSIKKADSTGCSIILANDPDADRLALATKNPNTGKWKVYSGNEIGALLGWWAIHLYKHTHPEGDLSNCYFLASTVSSKILRAFAEKEGLHFIETLTGFKWMGNESDKLINGGKTVLFAFEEAIGFMFSTNVLDKDGVSAACHLASMACYLEAKEKMSFDEKLQTIYKEYGFHYNNSSYYFCYEPPVIKKIFERLRNFAGESKTYPSSILEGKYKIKYIRDLTNGVDTAQSDGRAILPVSASNQMITFTFENGLVITLRTSGTEPKIKYYAEMCAQPGQEDFDGLINTTNEMVAAIVQEFLKPNENNLTAKSD, from the exons ATGGCATCTCCACAATTACGTGAAGCGATCGATCAGTGGTTGAAGTGGGACCAATGCGAGAAAACTCTATCCGAAATAAAATCGCTGGAACAAGCAgaggattggaaaaaattaGACGAACTTTTGAATACCCGTCTGGCATTTGGCACCGCCGGTTTGCGGGGTAAAATGCGGGCTGGCTTCAATGGTATGAACGATTTAGTCATAGCACAAACTGCACAAGGCTTATGTACCTACATGACGGAGCAAATTAGCGATACTTTGCCGAAAGAACGTGGCATTGTTTTTGGCTATGACGGCCGACATAACAGTAAACGGTTTGCAGAGATCTCGGCAAATGTTTTTGTGCGTGCTGGGTTTAAGGTTTACCTCTATCGATGTTTAGTAGCCACTCCTTTAGTACCGTACACCATACGGCATTTCCATTGCCTAGGCGGTGTAATGGTAACTGCTTCACACAATCCAAAAGATGATAATGGCTATAAAGTGTACTGGAATAATGGAGCACAAATCATATCGCCGCATGATAAAAACATACAGAAAGCTATATTGGCGAATCTTAAGCCATGGGTAGACACTTGGAATACAGAGAATTTATATAACTCAGCAAATCTCATTGATCCGAAAGAGGCTATTAAGACTTACGTGGACAAAGTACGTGAAACATTGCCACCATCTTTTATTGAAACGAATAGTCGAAGCAACTTGCGTTTAGTTTACAGTGCAATGCATGGAGTGGGATATCCTTTTGTGAAAGATACATTCGAAGCAGTAAAATTGCAACCTGTTATAGCTGTGGAAGAACAAAAGGATGCAGATCCAGAGTTTCCAACTGTAGTATTTCCAAACCCAGAAGAGGGTAAAAGCGCATTGgaattgtcaataaaaaaagCTGACAGTACCGGTTGCTCAATCATCCTTGCCAATGATCCAGACGCCGACCGATTGGCTTTAGCCACGAAAAATCCAAATACCGGCAAGTGGAAG GTTTACAGTGGCAATGAAATCGGCGCACTGCTCGGTTGGTGGGCTATACATCTCTACAAGCACACACATCCAGAAGGTGATCTCTCCAATTGCTATTTTCTTGCCAGCACTGTAAGCTCTAAAATACTAAGGGCTTTTGCCGAAAAAGAAGGTCTTCATTTTATTGAGACCCTCACGGGTTTCAAGTGGATGGGTAACGAGTCGGACAAGCTCATTAACGGTGGAAAAACGGTATTATTTGCCTTCGAAGAGGCTATTGGTTTCATGTTCTCGACTAATGTCTTAGACAAAGATGGCGTAAGCGCTGCTTGCCATTTAGCTTCAATGGCCTGTTATCTTGAGGCGAAAGAAAAAATGTCATTCGATGAGAAATTACAAACAATATACAAGGAATATGGATTTCATTACAATAATTCATCTTATTACTTTTGTTACGAACCACCAGTTATTAAGAAGATTTTCGAACGTCTACGTAATTTCGCTGGGGAATCGAAAACATACCCGTCTAGCATACTCGAgggaaaatacaaaattaagtaCATACGCGATTTGACCAATG GCGTTGATACAGCACAATCTGATGGTAGGGCCATCTTACCCGTTAGCGCCAGCAACCAAATGATTACTTTTACATTCGAGAATGGCCTAGTCATTACACTGCGCACAAGTGGCACTGaaccaaaaatcaaatattatgcCGAAATGTGTGCACAACCC